DNA from Amycolatopsis sp. DSM 110486:
TGCACCGTCATCAGGTCGACGCCTTCGGAGATCTGCCACGACGCGTGTGTGTGCCGCAGATCGTGGATGCGGGGCTTCTTGGTGATCCGCTGCTCCGGCGGAATCGGGACGCCGTCTTTGGTGTGGGTGGCAGTCGCGGCTTCGACGGCCGGCTTCCAGACGTACTGCTGGAACTTCGAATGCCAGATCGGCCCGCCCTTCACCCCCGTGAACAGGAGCTCATCAGGGCTGCGCATGGACACCAGCGGCACGAGAATGTCCACGAGCGAAGGCGGCAGCGAGATGGTCCGGCGCGCCCGCGGTGTCTTCGGCGGGCCGATGTACGTTCCGCCCTCCTTGCGTTTCCTGGCCTTGGTGACCCTGATGGAGGGAGTGGCGGCCAGGAGATCGACGTCGCGCACCTGGAGCGCGACAAGCTCGCCGAAGCGCAAACCGGTGCGGGCGAACGTATGGAGGACCGGCTTGAAGTGGTCCCTCACGTGGCTCACGAGGATGTTGAACTCCCCGTAGGTGAGGAACGTGGACTCGAACGCGATCGAGCTGGGCAGGCGAATGCCCTTGCACGGGTTCTCGTCGATCAGCTTGTACTCGTACAGCGCGCTCTTGAAGACCGCGGACAGAAGTCCGTGCACATTCCCGATCGACTTGGACGAGAGATTTCCCTTGTCGTCCAACGTGTTCAGCCACTTCTTGATGTCGGACCGGTCGACCATGTTGATGGGACGGTTGCCGAGGTAGGGGGCGATGTGGAGCTTGGCGTCGCGACGGTAGGTCTGGCGTGTGCGCTCCTGGATGCCGGTGAGCTCCGAAACGTGCCGCTCGATGACTGCCGACAGAGACGGCACACGGGTTTCGACGCTCGCCATGACTTCGGCCGCGCGGTCGAGGCGATGGCCGCACTTCTCGAGCAGGTCCTTGAAGCGGCCGGCTTTCTCTTCGTCGTCGAACTTCATCCGCTCCCGGCTGCGGGTGTGCGGGTCGTACCAGACGACGCGGAAGACGGTCTTGGGGTAGGCGTTGGCGCCGCGGCCGCGTTCGGTCCGTGTTTCGATCGATGCCACCGTTCACCACCTCGCCGTGATGCGAACCGGGCGCAACAGGGTTGCGGGCGTGTGGACGTCGGCGTGGACGCCTGTGTGGGGGTCTCCGACTAGGGTGGGCTGGCCGCGCCGAGCCTCCCCGTGGTGGGTGTGAGTGATCTTCGGGTGGGTCACGAGACAGGGACGCTACCCCTGATCTTGGTTCCCGGGGGATAGAAATCGGTCTCCGGGGGATACGGCTTTCAAAAGTGCCCTCTGACCTGCGTGTGGTGCGCCAGGGGTGACCGGCGCCGCTCCGGTCACCCCTGGCGCAGTCCTGGGGTTCCGGCACGAGTGCGCGCCGCCGAGGGTCGTCGCGCCGAGGGAACCCCTGTGGGACAGGGGGTCCCTCGGCGGCGGTGCGGCCGGGAGGGCGGAGCGGGAGGTGCCGGGGGTGGGGTCGAGGACTGGCCGAGGTTGATAGTTAGGAAACTTTCCTATCTATTGGAAGAAATGACACCATCCCGGAGAGGGTGGTGTCAATACCGGACCGCTCGATCACTGTCCGTCAACCCGACCGCTCGCCAGCACCGACCGGCCCTCATCGGGGATCAGTCGAGCAGCCACGCGAACTCTCGGCGGCGGCCCAGCTCCGCCACCGCCTGCTCGGCGGCGTCCTTCGTCAACGCGGGGAACACGACGAAGTTCTTCTCGAAGAACTCGACGGGCCGGTTCTTCGCCCGGCGTGACCCGCGAGGAAGCGAGACGAGACCTTCAGCCCGCGATGTCCGCCCGCCCGATCACCTTCGTGATCTTCGCCCGAACGAGCGATTCCTCCGGCACGGCGTTGCGCTTG
Protein-coding regions in this window:
- a CDS encoding site-specific integrase, which translates into the protein MASIETRTERGRGANAYPKTVFRVVWYDPHTRSRERMKFDDEEKAGRFKDLLEKCGHRLDRAAEVMASVETRVPSLSAVIERHVSELTGIQERTRQTYRRDAKLHIAPYLGNRPINMVDRSDIKKWLNTLDDKGNLSSKSIGNVHGLLSAVFKSALYEYKLIDENPCKGIRLPSSIAFESTFLTYGEFNILVSHVRDHFKPVLHTFARTGLRFGELVALQVRDVDLLAATPSIRVTKARKRKEGGTYIGPPKTPRARRTISLPPSLVDILVPLVSMRSPDELLFTGVKGGPIWHSKFQQYVWKPAVEAATATHTKDGVPIPPEQRITKKPRIHDLRHTHASWQISEGVDLMTVQRRLGHESITTTVDRYGHLVPDQLVKAALAAEKSFLAELAAMPNAEDPMEFTIV